A window of Theropithecus gelada isolate Dixy chromosome 14, Tgel_1.0, whole genome shotgun sequence contains these coding sequences:
- the GSTP1 gene encoding glutathione S-transferase P isoform X1, whose protein sequence is MGPGEGRLRAPRPGVLPRAPANLSLSAAVPPYTVVYFPVRGRCAALRMLLADQGQSWKEEVVTVETWQEGSLKASCLYGQLPKFQDGDLTLYQSNTFLRHLGRTLGLYGKDQREAALVDMVNDGVEDLRCKYISLIYTNYEAGKDDYVKALPRQLKPFETLLSQNQGGKTFIVGDQISFADYNLLDLLLIHEVLAPGCLDAFPLLSAYVARLSARPKLKAFLASPEHVNLPINGNGKQ, encoded by the exons ATGGGACCCGGGGAGGGCAGGCTGCGCGCACCGCGCCCTGGCGTCCTCCCCCGGGCTCCAGCAAACCTTTCTTTGTCCGCTGCAGTGCCGCCCTACACCGTGGTCTACTTCCCAGTTCGAG GCCGCTGCGCGGCCCTGCGCATGCTGCTGGCAGACCAGGGCCAGAGCTGGAAGGAGGAGGTGGTGACAGTGGAGACCTGGCAAGAGGGCTCTCTCAAAGCCTCCTGC CTGTATGGGCAGCTCCCCAAGTTCCAGGATGGAGACCTCACCCTGTACCAGTCCAATACCTTCCTGCGTCACCTGGGCCGCACTCTTG GGCTCTATGGGAAGGACCAACGGGAGGCAGCCCTGGTGGACATGGTGAATGATGGCGTGGAGGACCTCCGCTGCAAATACATCTCCCTCATCTACACCAACTAC GAGGCGGGCAAGGATGACTATGTGAAGGCACTGCCCAGGCAACTGAAGCCTTTTGAGACCCTGCTGTCCCAGAACCAGGGAGGCAAGACCTTCATTGTGGGAGACCAG ATCTCCTTCGCTGACTACAACCTGCTGGACTTGCTGCTGATCCATGAGGTCCTGGCCCCCGGCTGCCTGGATGCGTTCCCCCTGCTCTCCGCATATGTGGCGCGCCTCAGTGCCCGGCCCAAGCTCAAGGCTTTCCTGGCCTCCCCTGAGCACGTGAACCTCCCCATCAATGGCAACGGGAAACAGTGA
- the NDUFV1 gene encoding NADH dehydrogenase [ubiquinone] flavoprotein 1, mitochondrial isoform X2 — MLAARRLLGGSLPSRTAPKKTSFGSLKDEDRIFTNLYGRHDWRLKGALSRGDWYKTKEILLKGPDWILGEIKTSGLRGRGGAGFPTGLKWSFMNKPSDGRPKYLVVNADEGEPGTCKDREIIRHDPHKLVEGCLVGGRAMGARAAYIYIRGEFYNEASNLQVAIREAYEAGLIGKNACGSGYDFDVFVVRGAGAYICGEETALIESIEGKQGKPRLKPPFPADVGVFGCPTTVANVETVAVSPTICRRGGTWFAGFGRERNSGTKLFNISGHVNQPCTVEEEMSVPLKELIEKHAGGVTGGWDNLLAVIPGGSSTPLIPKSVCETVLMDFDALVQAQTGLGTAAVIVMDRSTDIVKAIARLIEFYKHESCGQCTPCREGVDWMNKVMARFVRGDARPAEIDSLWEISKQIEGHTICALGDGAAWPVQGLIRHFRPELEERMQRFAQQHQARQAAS; from the exons ATGCTGGCAGCACGGCGGCTGCTCGGCGGGTCGCTCCCCTCGCGG ACAGCACCCAAGAAAACCTCATTTGGCTCGCTGAAGGATGAAGACCGGATCTTCACCAACCTGTACGGCCGCCATGACTGGAG GCTGAAAGGTGCCCTGAGTCGAGGTGACTGGTACAAGACAAAGGAGATCCTGCTGAAGGGGCCCGATTGGATCCTGGGTGAGATCAAGACATCTGGTTTGCGGGGCCGTGGAGGCGCTGGCTTCCCCACTGGCCTCAAGTGGAGCTTCATGAATAAGCCCTCAGATGGCAG GCCCAAGTATCTGGTGGTGAACGCAGACGAGGGGGAGCCAGGCACCTGCAAGGACCGGGAGATCATACGCCATGATCCTCACAAGCTGGTGGAAGGCTGCCTGGTTGGGGGCCGGGCCATGGGCGCCCGCGCCGCCTATATCTACATCCGAGGGGAATTCTACAATGAGGCCTCCAATCTGCAG GTGGCCATCCGAGAGGCCTATGAGGCAGGTCTGATTGGCAAGAATGCCTGTGGATCTGGCTATGATTTTGACGTGTTTGTGGTGCGCGGGGCTGGGGCCTACATCTGTGGAGAGGAGACAGCGCTCATCGAGTCCATCGAGGGCAAGCAGGGCAAGCCCCGCCTGAAGCCCCCCTTCCCTGCAGACGTGG GAGTGTTTGGCTGCCCCACAACTGTGGCCAACGTGGAGACAGTGGCAGTGTCCCCCACCATCTGCCGCCGTGGGGGCACCTGGTTTGCTGGCTTTGGCAGAGAGCGCAACTCAGGCACTAAACTATTCAACATCTCTGGCCATGTCAACCAACCTTGCACTGTGGAGGAGGAGATGTCTGTGCCCTTGAAAGAACTGATTGAGAAGCATGCTG GGGGTGTCACGGGCGGCTGGGACAACCTCCTTGCTGTGATTCCTGGCGGCTCGTCTACCCCACTGATCCCCAAGTCTGTGTGTGAGACGGTGCTGATGGACTTCGACGCGCTGGTGCAGGCACAGACAGGCTTGGGCACAGCTGCGGTGATCGTCATGGACCGCTCG ACGGACATCGTGAAAGCCATCGCCCGCCTCATTGAGTTCTATAAGCACGAGAGCTGTGGCCAGTGCACCCCATGCCGCGAGG GTGTGGACTGGATGAACAAGGTGATGGCTCGTTTCGTGAGGGGGGACGCCCGGCCGGCCGAGATTGACTCCCTGTGGGAGATCAGCAAGCAGATAGAAGGCCACACCATTTGTGCTCTGGGTGACGGGGCTGCCTGGCCTGTGCAG GGTCTGATCCGCCACTTTCGGCCGGAGCTTGAGGAACGGATGCAGCGGTTTGCCCAGCAGCATCAGGCCCGGCAGGCTGCCTCTTAG
- the GSTP1 gene encoding glutathione S-transferase P isoform X3, protein MGSSPSSRMETSPCTSPIPSCVTWAALLAGAHSCWPIPGDCVLIRRPVTLLAPPHPTPGLYGKDQREAALVDMVNDGVEDLRCKYISLIYTNYEAGKDDYVKALPRQLKPFETLLSQNQGGKTFIVGDQISFADYNLLDLLLIHEVLAPGCLDAFPLLSAYVARLSARPKLKAFLASPEHVNLPINGNGKQ, encoded by the exons ATGGGCAGCTCCCCAAGTTCCAGGATGGAGACCTCACCCTGTACCAGTCCAATACCTTCCTGCGTCACCTGGGCCGCACTCTTG gcTGGGGCTCACAGCTGTTGGCCCATCCCCGGTGACTGTGTGTTGATCAGGCGCCCAGTCACGCTGCTTGCTCCCCCCCACCCAACCCCAGGGCTCTATGGGAAGGACCAACGGGAGGCAGCCCTGGTGGACATGGTGAATGATGGCGTGGAGGACCTCCGCTGCAAATACATCTCCCTCATCTACACCAACTAC GAGGCGGGCAAGGATGACTATGTGAAGGCACTGCCCAGGCAACTGAAGCCTTTTGAGACCCTGCTGTCCCAGAACCAGGGAGGCAAGACCTTCATTGTGGGAGACCAG ATCTCCTTCGCTGACTACAACCTGCTGGACTTGCTGCTGATCCATGAGGTCCTGGCCCCCGGCTGCCTGGATGCGTTCCCCCTGCTCTCCGCATATGTGGCGCGCCTCAGTGCCCGGCCCAAGCTCAAGGCTTTCCTGGCCTCCCCTGAGCACGTGAACCTCCCCATCAATGGCAACGGGAAACAGTGA
- the GSTP1 gene encoding glutathione S-transferase P isoform X2: MPPYTVVYFPVRGRCAALRMLLADQGQSWKEEVVTVETWQEGSLKASCLYGQLPKFQDGDLTLYQSNTFLRHLGRTLGLYGKDQREAALVDMVNDGVEDLRCKYISLIYTNYEAGKDDYVKALPRQLKPFETLLSQNQGGKTFIVGDQISFADYNLLDLLLIHEVLAPGCLDAFPLLSAYVARLSARPKLKAFLASPEHVNLPINGNGKQ, from the exons A TGCCGCCCTACACCGTGGTCTACTTCCCAGTTCGAG GCCGCTGCGCGGCCCTGCGCATGCTGCTGGCAGACCAGGGCCAGAGCTGGAAGGAGGAGGTGGTGACAGTGGAGACCTGGCAAGAGGGCTCTCTCAAAGCCTCCTGC CTGTATGGGCAGCTCCCCAAGTTCCAGGATGGAGACCTCACCCTGTACCAGTCCAATACCTTCCTGCGTCACCTGGGCCGCACTCTTG GGCTCTATGGGAAGGACCAACGGGAGGCAGCCCTGGTGGACATGGTGAATGATGGCGTGGAGGACCTCCGCTGCAAATACATCTCCCTCATCTACACCAACTAC GAGGCGGGCAAGGATGACTATGTGAAGGCACTGCCCAGGCAACTGAAGCCTTTTGAGACCCTGCTGTCCCAGAACCAGGGAGGCAAGACCTTCATTGTGGGAGACCAG ATCTCCTTCGCTGACTACAACCTGCTGGACTTGCTGCTGATCCATGAGGTCCTGGCCCCCGGCTGCCTGGATGCGTTCCCCCTGCTCTCCGCATATGTGGCGCGCCTCAGTGCCCGGCCCAAGCTCAAGGCTTTCCTGGCCTCCCCTGAGCACGTGAACCTCCCCATCAATGGCAACGGGAAACAGTGA
- the NDUFV1 gene encoding NADH dehydrogenase [ubiquinone] flavoprotein 1, mitochondrial isoform X1 yields the protein MLAARRLLGGSLPSRVSVRFSGDTTAPKKTSFGSLKDEDRIFTNLYGRHDWRLKGALSRGDWYKTKEILLKGPDWILGEIKTSGLRGRGGAGFPTGLKWSFMNKPSDGRPKYLVVNADEGEPGTCKDREIIRHDPHKLVEGCLVGGRAMGARAAYIYIRGEFYNEASNLQVAIREAYEAGLIGKNACGSGYDFDVFVVRGAGAYICGEETALIESIEGKQGKPRLKPPFPADVGVFGCPTTVANVETVAVSPTICRRGGTWFAGFGRERNSGTKLFNISGHVNQPCTVEEEMSVPLKELIEKHAGGVTGGWDNLLAVIPGGSSTPLIPKSVCETVLMDFDALVQAQTGLGTAAVIVMDRSTDIVKAIARLIEFYKHESCGQCTPCREGVDWMNKVMARFVRGDARPAEIDSLWEISKQIEGHTICALGDGAAWPVQGLIRHFRPELEERMQRFAQQHQARQAAS from the exons ATGCTGGCAGCACGGCGGCTGCTCGGCGGGTCGCTCCCCTCGCGGGTATCTGTGCGTTTCAGCGGGGACACG ACAGCACCCAAGAAAACCTCATTTGGCTCGCTGAAGGATGAAGACCGGATCTTCACCAACCTGTACGGCCGCCATGACTGGAG GCTGAAAGGTGCCCTGAGTCGAGGTGACTGGTACAAGACAAAGGAGATCCTGCTGAAGGGGCCCGATTGGATCCTGGGTGAGATCAAGACATCTGGTTTGCGGGGCCGTGGAGGCGCTGGCTTCCCCACTGGCCTCAAGTGGAGCTTCATGAATAAGCCCTCAGATGGCAG GCCCAAGTATCTGGTGGTGAACGCAGACGAGGGGGAGCCAGGCACCTGCAAGGACCGGGAGATCATACGCCATGATCCTCACAAGCTGGTGGAAGGCTGCCTGGTTGGGGGCCGGGCCATGGGCGCCCGCGCCGCCTATATCTACATCCGAGGGGAATTCTACAATGAGGCCTCCAATCTGCAG GTGGCCATCCGAGAGGCCTATGAGGCAGGTCTGATTGGCAAGAATGCCTGTGGATCTGGCTATGATTTTGACGTGTTTGTGGTGCGCGGGGCTGGGGCCTACATCTGTGGAGAGGAGACAGCGCTCATCGAGTCCATCGAGGGCAAGCAGGGCAAGCCCCGCCTGAAGCCCCCCTTCCCTGCAGACGTGG GAGTGTTTGGCTGCCCCACAACTGTGGCCAACGTGGAGACAGTGGCAGTGTCCCCCACCATCTGCCGCCGTGGGGGCACCTGGTTTGCTGGCTTTGGCAGAGAGCGCAACTCAGGCACTAAACTATTCAACATCTCTGGCCATGTCAACCAACCTTGCACTGTGGAGGAGGAGATGTCTGTGCCCTTGAAAGAACTGATTGAGAAGCATGCTG GGGGTGTCACGGGCGGCTGGGACAACCTCCTTGCTGTGATTCCTGGCGGCTCGTCTACCCCACTGATCCCCAAGTCTGTGTGTGAGACGGTGCTGATGGACTTCGACGCGCTGGTGCAGGCACAGACAGGCTTGGGCACAGCTGCGGTGATCGTCATGGACCGCTCG ACGGACATCGTGAAAGCCATCGCCCGCCTCATTGAGTTCTATAAGCACGAGAGCTGTGGCCAGTGCACCCCATGCCGCGAGG GTGTGGACTGGATGAACAAGGTGATGGCTCGTTTCGTGAGGGGGGACGCCCGGCCGGCCGAGATTGACTCCCTGTGGGAGATCAGCAAGCAGATAGAAGGCCACACCATTTGTGCTCTGGGTGACGGGGCTGCCTGGCCTGTGCAG GGTCTGATCCGCCACTTTCGGCCGGAGCTTGAGGAACGGATGCAGCGGTTTGCCCAGCAGCATCAGGCCCGGCAGGCTGCCTCTTAG